One region of Armigeres subalbatus isolate Guangzhou_Male chromosome 3, GZ_Asu_2, whole genome shotgun sequence genomic DNA includes:
- the LOC134221613 gene encoding uncharacterized protein LOC134221613: MAPTALQQVNGMSSVVDCFALFIWSSSQFEVALPTCSLQPTPSPAPTPPVPALFLSLFPPPVPPVQTPLHQPSSCSQPVLQPSHCPHALKFPPVPVPTPHHPSSVPPTSAPCHCLQPTPVSVPVCSCSSPTPSPCSEAPSLPALFLSPTQFPTTCSQAQLVLHPCSQAQTPCSHQFSPSLPPPAPSLPLPLHASLLTPASHPSLSSQPVQPCLTCAQPRPQPHPAQFQLSASPQVPVQPSSAPLSQPHSTLHSTVPVPSSPVPHPPAPHPSPVLQPHPTCPVPTCHSVPVPTPAPLSPSPSLSSSPALHLFPSPAPTPPVHLSALSSPAPPSSALSLCASNSPQPLFPSLPACLSPVPPLSLQHQPCSHLKFQPFSSHLFCSTCSSACSSSSPVPNLFPKALSVQTVPPPPVPTSLLFQSPVCLQPHPCSLQPPPVPVPPQPVFNLFPSSLHPPAPSPSLTCLHSPVSPVPVPLFPEIPVPHP; encoded by the exons CCCTGCCCACCTGTTCACTCCAGCCCACCCCATCCCCAGCTCCCACTCCACCTGTTCCAGCCCTGTTCCTGTCCCTGTTCCCACCCCCAGTTCCACCTGTTCAAACTCCACTCCACCAGCCCAGTTCCTGTTCCCAGCCTGTTCTCCAGCCTTCCCACTGTCCCCACGCCCTGAAATTCCCACCAGTTCCTGTTCCCACACCCCACCACCCCAGTTCTGTTCCACCCACCTCAGCTCCCTGTCACTGTCTCCAGCCCACTCCTGTCTCAGTTCCTGTCTGTTCCTGTTCCAGCCCCACTCCCAGCCCCTGTTCTGAGGCTCCCAGCCTCCCAGCCCTGTTCCTCAGCCCCACCCAGTTCCCCACCACCTGTTCCCAAGCCCAGCTGGTTCTGCACCCCTGTTCCCAGGCTCAAACTCCCTGTTCCCACCAGTTCAGCCCCAGTCTCCCACCTCCAGCTCCCAGCCTCCCACTCCCACTCCACGCCAGCCTCCTGACCCCAGCCTCCCACCCCAGCCTCAGCTCCCAGCCTGTTCAGCCCTGCCTCACCTGTGCCCAGCCCAGGCCTCAGCCTCACCCAGCCCAGTTCCAGCTCTCAGCCTCACCTCAGGTTCCTGTTCAGCCCAGTTCTGCACCCCTGTCTCAGCCCCACTCCACCCTGCACTCCACTGTTCCTGTTCCCAGCTCCCCTGTTCCCCACCCACCAGCCCCCCACCCCAGCCCTGTTCTCCAGCCCCACCCCACCTGCCCTGTTCCCACCTGTCACTctgttcctgttcccaccccTG CCCCACTCAGCCCCAGCCCCAGCCTCAGCTCCAGCCCAGCTCTGCACCTGTTCCCCAGCCCAGCCCCCACCCCACCTGTTCACCTCAGTGCACTCAGCTCCCCAGCCCCACCCAGCTCAGCCCTCAGCCTCTGTGCCTCAAATTCACCTCAGCCCCTGTTCCCCAGCCTCCCAGCCTGCCTCAGCCCTGTTCCACCACTCAGCCTCCAGCACCAGCCCTGTTCCCATCTGAAATTCCAGCCCTTCAGTTCCCACCTGTTCTGTTCCACCTGTTCCAGTGCCTGTTCCAGTTCCAGCCCTGTTCCAAATCTGTTCCCCAAAGCCCTGTCTGTTCAAACTGTTCCACCACCACCTGTTCCCACCAGTCTCCTGTTCCAGTCTCCTGTCTGTCTCCAGCCCCACCCCTGTTCACTCCAACCAccacctgttcctgttccacccCAGCCCGTGTTCAACCTGTTCCCCAGCTCCCTGCACCCACCAGCTCCCAGCCCCAGCCTCACCTGTCTCCACTCTCCTGTCtcccctgttcctgttcccctGTTCCCTGAAATTCCAGTTCCTCACCCCTGA
- the LOC134221614 gene encoding uncharacterized protein LOC134221614, which translates to MDYCGPFLVRPLIGKGSSVKVYVSLFVCLVVKAVHLEVVPDLSTAACINAVKRFIAYRGRVLELHCDNATTFVGADRELRKLRKEFQQQFKSKEWGEYCTGNGITFRFIPARSPHFGGIWESGVKSFKYHFRRIMGQKAFSMDQLLSVVAQIQSVLNSRPLVSMSDSPDDLSALTPGHFLIGEPPVSIAEPDLLNLSPNRVTRLQDMQRSVQDLWRCWSRDYVSQLQQRSKWRRPSVDILKGQLVLLKLDNYPPLQWPLGRIIETFTGSDGRVRVVVVRTASGQYKRAITEVAILPIESGDEPVDTSTSTSTKDVVIS; encoded by the coding sequence ATGGATTACTGTGGGCCGTTTCTCGTACGTCCGCTGATTGGGAAAGGTTCGTCGGTAAAAGTTTACGTATCGTTGTTCGTTTGTTTGGTGGTGAAGGCCGTACACCTCGAGGTCGTGCCGGACTTGTCGACCGCCGCGTGCATCAACGCCGTCAAACGTTTCATCGCGTATCGCGGCCGTGTCCTCGAATTGCATTGCGACAACGCGACCACATTCGTCGGAGCGGATCGCGAGCTGCGCAAGCTACGAAAGGAGTTTCAACAACAATTCAAGTCCAAAGAATGGGGCGAGTACTGCACAGGGAATGGCATCACGTTTCGCTTCATCCCTGCCCGCTCTCCACACTTCGGAGGCATCTGGGAAAGCGGAGTGAAATCCTTTAAGTACCATTTTCGTCGCATCATGGGACAGAAGGCCTTCTCCATGGACCAACTCCTTTCTGTCGTAGCCCAGATTCAGTCCGTCCTGAACTCTCGTCCCCTCGTTTCCATGTCCGACTCCCCTGATGACCTGTCCGCTCTGACTCCAGGGCATTTCTTGATTGGGGAGCCTCCTGTCTCCATTGCTGAGCCGGACCTACTTAACCTGTCCCCTAATCGCGTCACCCGTTTGCAGGACATGCAACGCTCCGTTCAGGACCTGTGGCGCTGCTGGTCACGAGACTACGTTAGCCAACTACAACAGCGCAGCAAATGGAGGCGCCCATCCGTAGACATTCTTAAGGGTCAATTAGTACTGCTGAAGCTCGACAACTACCCGCCTCTACAATGGCCCCTCGGGCGCATCATCGAAACTTTCACCGGTTCGGACGGACGAGTCCGAGTTGTTGTGGTTAGGACAGCTTCTGGCCAATACAAGAGGGCAATCACGGAGGTCGCTATTCTCCCGATCGAGTCGGGAGATGAACCAGTGGACACATCGACGTCAACATCAACTAAAGACGTGGTAATAAGTTGA
- the LOC134221615 gene encoding uncharacterized protein LOC134221615 — protein MNETTKTQTCHIVVEDRLDTQLQRFWEIENFDDGKALTPDEQLCEDHFQNTIARDETGRYVVRLPLKEEKVSMLGDSYTSALRRFQHMEKRFVADEDLRRSYTEFLEEYERLGHMEPVSVAPRSSQFFLPHHAIQRPDSTTTKTRVVFDGSCRGAASLSLNEALYVGPTVQPTLFSIVVNFRLPRFVITADAEKMFRQIWIHPDGNFSKFSGVESNRNLSVLSN, from the coding sequence ATGAATGAAACCACAAAAACGCAGACTTGCCACATTGTTGTCGAAGACAGACTCGATACGCAGCTTCAGCGGTTTTGGgagattgaaaattttgatgatgGTAAGGCTTTAACTCCAGATGAACAACTTTGCGAAGATCACTTCCAAAATACCATCGCTCGTGATGAGACGGGCCGATACGTGGTACGACTTCCGCTCAAGGAAGAAAAGGTGTCGATGCTTGGAGATTCGTATACCTCGGCGCTCCGGAGATTCCAACACATGGAGAAAAGATTTGTCGCAGATGAAGATCTCCGTCGCAGTTATacagagttcctggaggagtatGAGAGGTTGGGTCACATGGAGCCGGTTTCCGTCGCGCCGCGTAGCTCACAGTTTTTCTTACCCCACCATGCCATCCAGCGCCCAGACAGTACTACCACCAAAACACGGGTGGTATTCGACGGTTCCTGTCGTGGAGCAGCCTCGCTATCGCTGAATGAAGCACTCTACGTCGGACCAACGGTTCAGCCAACCCTCTTTTCTATCGTCGTTAATTTCCGTCTGCCACGATTTGTCATAACAGCTGATGCAGAAAAAATGTTCCGGCAGATATGGATCCACCCCGATGGCAATTTCAGCAAATTCTCTGGCGTGGAAAGCAATCGGAACCTATCCGTACTTTCCAATTGA